The Bosea sp. 685 DNA window TGACCGGCGGCAGGCTCGAATTCGGCATCGCGCGCGGCGCCTATCAATACGAGTTCGACCGCATGGCCGGCGGCATCCCCCAGCAGGAGGGCGTCGCCTACATGAAAGAGCTTGTGCCTGCCGTGCAAAAGCTCTGGGCCGGCGACTATGCCCATGATGGGCACTACTGGAAATTCCCGCTGGCAACCTCGGTGCCCAAACCGCTGCAGCAGCCGCATCCGAGCATCTGGGTGGCGGCGCGCGACCCCGGCACCTTCGACTGGGCGATCGGCATCGGCGCCAACATCCTCTCGACGCCGCTCTCCTCGCCTCCGGCCGAGGTCGGCGTGCTCGGCGAGAAGTTCCGCAAGGCCGTGGCCGACCATCCCGAGCGGCCGCGCCCGCGCCTGATGATGCAGCGCCGGACCTGCGTTTATGACCGACAGGAGGACTGGGAGGTCGCGGTGCGGCACTCCGTCGATTACGGGCGCTATTTCGAGAATCTGATGCAGAACATCGGCACCGTGACCAACGGCTTCCCCGAGGCGGTGCCGTTCGAGGCCGTGGCCAACCGCGCCAACTACAATCCCCAGGCCGTCCGCGACAACCTGATGTTCGGCACGCCCGACGAGGTCATCGAGAAGCTGCAGGTCTATGAGGATGCGGGCGTCGATCAGTACTGCCTCGGCTTGTCCTTCAACCTGCCCTTCGAATTGCAGGTGAAGACGC harbors:
- a CDS encoding LLM class flavin-dependent oxidoreductase, encoding MKFAVSISMERFSPQDSMSDAVANMRALAKIADEGGFETLWTAEHHTIECTVSPNPFQTLTWLGQHTDRIRLGTATLAAPYWSPIRLAGEAALCDHLTGGRLEFGIARGAYQYEFDRMAGGIPQQEGVAYMKELVPAVQKLWAGDYAHDGHYWKFPLATSVPKPLQQPHPSIWVAARDPGTFDWAIGIGANILSTPLSSPPAEVGVLGEKFRKAVADHPERPRPRLMMQRRTCVYDRQEDWEVAVRHSVDYGRYFENLMQNIGTVTNGFPEAVPFEAVANRANYNPQAVRDNLMFGTPDEVIEKLQVYEDAGVDQYCLGLSFNLPFELQVKTLRLFIDDVMPHFAARDQDRARDHAQAAPRRSAVGH